AGGTTTGGTGTGATGTCACAAGTGTGTGACATCACACGTCCTTTGATGACGTTCTCTGGCTTTGAACACAGAGCCTGTAtcttactgagagacacaccaCCTTTCACTTGAACCCTGTCCTCCATTAAGAGACACATTTTTGTAGGAACAGAgctcaaaactcaaaacactTCTCCAAACTGCAATACTATAAGTACTACTACAAAATACTCCAGTACTGCaagaaatattgttaaaatatcTTCAGAAATAAGTTTTGTGGCTATCATGGCGACCAACGCACAGCTCGAGAGCCTGAGAAGGATCCTTCTGGAGGTCCGAAACCAAAAGGAGGAGCTGGTCTCAGTGAATGCTGGGCtggtggaggagaaggggaaaaTCCTCAAGGCTCTAGAGTCAGAAAGATCTATGAGGAAAAACCTGAAGAAGGAGATCATCCAGAGCGAGGCCAAGTGGAAAATAAAAGTGTCGGCTCTGGAAAATCAGGTGAGGCGCGAGAGGGCTGCAAAGGAGGAGATCTCCGAGATAGAGGAGGAGCTGGAAAGGATGAGCAGAGAGACGGAGGCCGAGTGGGACCGCAAGGAGGCTCAAATGAAGGAAGAGATAAAGATCCTCCAACAGCAAAACACCGAGCTCAGCCTCAGTCTGACGgagctgcagaagaagaagagagagacggaggacgAGTGCCtggtggaggagaaggggaaaaTCCTCAAGGCTCTACAGTCAGAAAGATCCATGAGGAAAGACCTGAAGAAGGACCAGAAGCTCAAGGATGAAGAGATCCGCCTTCTCAAGGAAAGGTTGGTCCAAGACAACAACCTCACGGAGTCAGTCACACACCACTGTAGCTCAGAGGTCAACGGGTTCAATGGATCCATTAAAGAGGAGGACGAGAGCAGGAGACAGGCCTGGCAGGACGAGGTCAACGGCCTCAAATTGAAAATTAAGGATCTGACGATGAAAACTGAGGATCTGACGAAAAGAAATGAGGATCTGACAATGAAAAATAAGGATTTGTCAATGAAAAATGAGTATCTGATGCTGAAAAATAAGGATCTGACGATGAAAAATAAGGACTTGATTGAGTTAGACCGACGGGAAAAAAGCTCCATTGTGAAAATGCAGCAGGAAGTCGTCGAGCTCAAAATTGCACAAGAGGTCTTTGACAAGGAGTTAAGCCGGGTCGTTGTGGAAAAGAACGACCTGATCAACAAGATATTAACCCTTGAAACTGAGA
This is a stretch of genomic DNA from Etheostoma spectabile isolate EspeVRDwgs_2016 unplaced genomic scaffold, UIUC_Espe_1.0 scaffold00018619, whole genome shotgun sequence. It encodes these proteins:
- the LOC116681420 gene encoding trichohyalin-like, with translation MATNAQLESLRRILLEVRNQKEELVSVNAGLVEEKGKILKALESERSMRKNLKKEIIQSEAKWKIKVSALENQVRRERAAKEEISEIEEELERMSRETEAEWDRKEAQMKEEIKILQQQNTELSLSLTELQKKKRETEDECLVEEKGKILKALQSERSMRKDLKKDQKLKDEEIRLLKERLVQDNNLTESVTHHCSSEVNGFNGSIKEEDESRRQAWQDEVNGLKLKIKDLTMKTEDLTKRNEDLTMKNKDLSMKNEYLMLKNKDLTMKNKDLIELDRREKSSIVKMQQEVVELKIAQEVFDKELSRVVVEKNDLINKILTLETETLQCLAKLEKKESEIIQSEAKWQRKLSALEDQVRHERAAKEEISKREEELDRKRREMEDEWDSKVAQKEEEMKILQQQNTELRVLQLSLQELAQKTDKEKAKLRRKEKKAEEELKRQRKEKEEMEKRDKKKRKEEAEREKKVKMENEKRRKEEMKQLKKEEKEKEKRDKKERREELNSPPITLNR